From Astyanax mexicanus isolate ESR-SI-001 chromosome 11, AstMex3_surface, whole genome shotgun sequence, the proteins below share one genomic window:
- the LOC103026744 gene encoding UDP-glucuronosyltransferase isoform X7, with protein sequence MGRMQSFTASLGLLVWLGLAFSSIRSVEGGKVLVMPVDGSHWLSMKILVEELSQKGHEMLVLVPDVGLLLHSTGKYTTQTFKVPYSQAQMDAHIDRFKHRMTKKLSNIFEGIDRLLSFNEMQLRGCEKLLYDEPVMKSLKERGFDLMLTDPVQPCGPIIAEAFSIPVVFLLRAMPCGLEQLAAQCPSLPSYVPRFLSRNSDVMTFPQRVKNILMMGFESILCWYIYDSSDKLVSKYLQRDTSFKEVLSHGAIWLMRYDFVFEYPRPIMPNMVTIGGINCAKKKKPLPADLEEFVNGSGDHGFVVFTLGSMVSELPEAKAREFFEAFRQIPQRVLWRYTGVVPKDAPKNVKLMKWLPQNDLLAHPKAKAFITHGGTHGLYEGLCNGVPMVMIPLFGDQGDNVQRMVVRGVAESLNIFDITSEKLLGALRKVINDKSYKEKMMKLSAIHKDRPVEPLDLAVFWTEFVMRHKGAQHLRPAAHDLNWVQYHSLDVIGFLFLVLVTFICVMLKTCQFCFRRCCRSSNKKKKE encoded by the exons ATCTGTGGAAGGTGGGAAGGTACTGGTCATGCCTGTGGACGGCAGCCACTGGCTCAGTATGAAGATCCTGGTGGAGGAGTTGTCTCAGAAAGGCCACGAGATGCTGGTTTTGGTTCCTGACGTAGGCCTTCTATTACACAGTACAGGCAAGTACACCACCCAGACCTTTAAAGTGCCCTACAGCCAGGCCCAAATGGACGCCCACATCGACAGGTTTAAGCACAGGATGACGAAGAAGCTTTCCAACATCTTTGAGGGCATCGACCGGCTTCTGAGCTTCAACGAGATGCAACTGAGAGGCTGTGAGAAGCTGCTGTATGATGAACCTGTGATGAAGAGCCTGAAGGAACGAGGTTTTGACCTCATGCTGACCGACCCAGTCCAGCCCTGTGGTCCCATCATTGCTGAGGCATTCTCGATTCCCGTCGTCTTCCTCCTGCGTGCGATGCCCTGCGGTCTGGAGCAATTAGCAGCCCAGTGCCCCTCACTACCTTCCTACGTCCCTCGCTTTTTGTCGAGGAACAGTGACGTTATGACCTTCCCTCAGAGGGTGAAGAACATCTTAATGATGGGATTTGAGTCGATCCTATGCTGGTATATTTATGACAGTTCTGATAAACTGGTCAGCAAATATCTTCAGAGGGACACCAGCTTCAAAGAGGTTCTCAGTCACGGTGCGATTTGGCTAATGAGGTATGACTTCGTTTTTGAGTACCCGAGACCCATAATGCCCAACATGGTGACGATTGGGGGCATCAATTGTGCAAAGAAGAAGAAGCCTCTGCCAGCG GATCTGGAGGAGTTTGTGAACGGTTCTGGAGATCATGGCTTCGTTGTCTTCACGCTGGGCTCCATGGTGTCTGAGCTTCCAGAGGCCAAAGCCAGGGAGTTCTTCGAGGCCTTCAGACAGATTCCCCAGAGG GTGTTGTGGAGATACACAGGCGTCGTTCCCAAAGACGCTCCAAAGAACGTCAAACTGATGAAGTGGCTTCCACAGAACGATCTCCTCG CTCACCCTAAGGCCAAGGCGTTCATCACCCACGGAGGAACCCACGGGCTGTATGAGGGGCTCTGTAACGGAGTGCCCATGGTGATGATTCCACTGTTTGGGGATCAGGGAGATAACGTCCAGCGCATGGTGGTCCGCGGTGTCGCAGAGTCCCTCAACATCTTTGATATAACTTCAGAAAAGCTGCTGGGAGCCCTGAGGAAAGTCATCAATGATAaaag CTACAAGGAGAAGATGATGAAGCTCTCGGCCATCCACAAGGACCGCCCCGTGGAGCCGCTGGACCTGGCCGTGTTCTGGACCGAGTTCGTGATGCGGCACAAAGGAGCTCAGCACCTGCGTCCGGCCGCCCACGACCTGAACTGGGTCCAGTACCACAGTCTGGACGTCATCGGCTTCCTCTTCCTGGTTCTGGTGACCTTCATCTGTGTGATGCTCAAGACCTGCCAGTTCTGTTTCAGGAGGTGCTGCAGGAGCAGcaacaagaagaagaaggagtGA
- the LOC103026744 gene encoding UDP-glucuronosyltransferase isoform X1: protein MNMGRMQSFTASLRLLVLLGLACSSIRSVEGGKVLVMPVDGSHWLSMKILVEELSQKGHEMLVLVPDVGLLLHSTGKYTTQTFKVPYSQAQMDAHIDRFKHRMTKKLSNIFEGIDRLLSFNEMQLRGCEKLLYDEPVMKSLKERGFDLMLTDPVQPCGPIIAEAFSIPVVFLLRAMPCGLEQLAAQCPSLPSYVPRFLSRNSDVMTFPQRVKNILMMGFESILCWYIYDSSDKLVSKYLQRDTSFKEVLSHGAIWLMRYDFVFEYPRPIMPNMVTIGGINCAKKKKPLPADLEEFVNGSGDHGFVVFTLGSMVSELPEAKAREFFEAFRQIPQRVLWRYTGVVPKDAPKNVKLMKWLPQNDLLAHPKAKAFITHGGTHGLYEGLCNGVPMVMIPLFGDQGDNVQRMVVRGVAESLNIFDITSEKLLGALRKVINDKSYKEKMMKLSAIHKDRPVEPLDLAVFWTEFVMRHKGAQHLRPAAHDLNWVQYHSLDVIGFLFLVLVTFICVMLKTCQFCFRRCCRSSNKKKKE from the exons GTGGGAAGGTACTGGTCATGCCTGTGGACGGCAGCCACTGGCTCAGTATGAAGATCCTGGTGGAGGAGTTGTCTCAGAAAGGCCACGAGATGCTGGTTTTGGTTCCTGACGTAGGCCTTCTATTACACAGTACAGGCAAGTACACCACCCAGACCTTTAAAGTGCCCTACAGCCAGGCCCAAATGGACGCCCACATCGACAGGTTTAAGCACAGGATGACGAAGAAGCTTTCCAACATCTTTGAGGGCATCGACCGGCTTCTGAGCTTCAACGAGATGCAACTGAGAGGCTGTGAGAAGCTGCTGTATGATGAACCTGTGATGAAGAGCCTGAAGGAACGAGGTTTTGACCTCATGCTGACCGACCCAGTCCAGCCCTGTGGTCCCATCATTGCTGAGGCATTCTCGATTCCCGTCGTCTTCCTCCTGCGTGCGATGCCCTGCGGTCTGGAGCAATTAGCAGCCCAGTGCCCCTCACTACCTTCCTACGTCCCTCGCTTTTTGTCGAGGAACAGTGACGTTATGACCTTCCCTCAGAGGGTGAAGAACATCTTAATGATGGGATTTGAGTCGATCCTATGCTGGTATATTTATGACAGTTCTGATAAACTGGTCAGCAAATATCTTCAGAGGGACACCAGCTTCAAAGAGGTTCTCAGTCACGGTGCGATTTGGCTAATGAGGTATGACTTCGTTTTTGAGTACCCGAGACCCATAATGCCCAACATGGTGACGATTGGGGGCATCAATTGTGCAAAGAAGAAGAAGCCTCTGCCAGCG GATCTGGAGGAGTTTGTGAACGGTTCTGGAGATCATGGCTTCGTTGTCTTCACGCTGGGCTCCATGGTGTCTGAGCTTCCAGAGGCCAAAGCCAGGGAGTTCTTCGAGGCCTTCAGACAGATTCCCCAGAGG GTGTTGTGGAGATACACAGGCGTCGTTCCCAAAGACGCTCCAAAGAACGTCAAACTGATGAAGTGGCTTCCACAGAACGATCTCCTCG CTCACCCTAAGGCCAAGGCGTTCATCACCCACGGAGGAACCCACGGGCTGTATGAGGGGCTCTGTAACGGAGTGCCCATGGTGATGATTCCACTGTTTGGGGATCAGGGAGATAACGTCCAGCGCATGGTGGTCCGCGGTGTCGCAGAGTCCCTCAACATCTTTGATATAACTTCAGAAAAGCTGCTGGGAGCCCTGAGGAAAGTCATCAATGATAaaag CTACAAGGAGAAGATGATGAAGCTCTCGGCCATCCACAAGGACCGCCCCGTGGAGCCGCTGGACCTGGCCGTGTTCTGGACCGAGTTCGTGATGCGGCACAAAGGAGCTCAGCACCTGCGTCCGGCCGCCCACGACCTGAACTGGGTCCAGTACCACAGTCTGGACGTCATCGGCTTCCTCTTCCTGGTTCTGGTGACCTTCATCTGTGTGATGCTCAAGACCTGCCAGTTCTGTTTCAGGAGGTGCTGCAGGAGCAGcaacaagaagaagaaggagtGA